Genomic DNA from Niabella ginsenosidivorans:
GCGATCTTCTGAACATTTTCAAACGAAAGGCGCAGGAAAATATCTTTATAGGTATCATCTGTCTTATATCCGGCTTTGGTCAGCGCCTCATACCCCTTTTTGCCCAGGTTCCAGATAGTTACATTTCCTTTGTCAAAGGGGCTCTGATATTTATCCCGGATCAACGCTTTTGCCAGTTTCACAACGTTTGCGTTAAACGCCCCTGCCAGTCCACGGTCACTGGTAATAACAATGAGCAATACTTTTTCAACAGGGCGTTCTGCCGCCAGCGCTATTTCAGTATCTCCGTCATTATTGCTCACAATGTTGCTTAGCATTTCCTGCAGCTTTTGCGCATAGGGTCTCATTTGAACGATGGCTTCCTGTGCACGGCGGAATTTTGCAGCGCTTACCATTTTCATTGCCTTGGTAATCTGCTGCATGCTTTGTACTGAGCTGATGCGATTACGAACCTCTTTTAACTGACCTGCCATAGTATTTTAAGATTTGGGGACTGAGCATTCAGGTCTGAGACCTGTCACTCAACGCTAACCTCTGATTTTAAGGCGCAAAAGTACACTCTAATTATCAGATTTCCATATCCGGCAGCTCCTTTGTGGAAAAAGACAGTATAAACAGGCCCCAAAACAGTATTATCGTTTAAAATACAATATATTAGCAACATTTCTTTGCCCTTCATGATCCCATTTTTTGTTATCTGAAGGGTGATTAATAACCCCTTTATGTTTTACCCAGAGGGTGGAAGACCCGCCGCCGTCCAAATTGATGGCCGAAGTGCATCCCAACCAGCGCATTATTTTTGCCAGTTCTTCAAGGTTCAGTCCTGCAGCATTCGCATTCCGGCCGTCTGCCACCAATAATATCACGCTGCCTTTTGTGGTTACACCAACCGCGGTCCTGGGGTGTCTGTTCCTGGAAAAAGCATCATCTGCCTGCA
This window encodes:
- the atpG gene encoding ATP synthase F1 subunit gamma, producing the protein MAGQLKEVRNRISSVQSMQQITKAMKMVSAAKFRRAQEAIVQMRPYAQKLQEMLSNIVSNNDGDTEIALAAERPVEKVLLIVITSDRGLAGAFNANVVKLAKALIRDKYQSPFDKGNVTIWNLGKKGYEALTKAGYKTDDTYKDIFLRLSFENVQKIAQEAMRAYEEKRFDAVEIVYSQFKNAATQLFTAEQFLPIPKVEKKEGTAKADFIFDPDKGELIAELMPKILNTQLFKAVLDSNASEHGARMTSMDKASENANEMLRNLKLSYNRARQAAITTELTEIVSGAAALQG